The genomic region CCAGGTAAGTGCTGGAGCCGGAGAAGGAGCCTTATAAAGACATGTACGAGGATGTAAGGGAGGAAGGCTAAAATAACTATGGGTTTGACGCGTCCTAGGTCCTAGCTGCTGGTTGTCCGTAGTTGCTGTGGCAGCCCTGGAGCACATTAGTTACTATGAGGACCTTGTTGTTGGGGTCATAGATGCCCTCTAGCACGACGTTGTCTCTATCCCATTTAAGGTACTGTATTGGCCCGTACTTGTCCTCGATTATCTTTGCATCCGCCACTGCGAGCAGCTTAGCGCCGTTCTTGCCGCTTAGCAGCAGGTAGAGCTTCTTATTGGCAGCATCGTACTGGAGGTTCTCCAGGTATCCGCGCACTGTTACCTTTGCCTCATGGTTCAGCTTCAGTACTTGCGATACATCCATGTACGCGCTGCTCTTCACGGCATAGTAGCCTATGAGGGCGAAGGCGGCGAAGAGTACCAGGGAGGCAATGAATAGCTTGGCTTTACGCTCCATGCTGTTACCCCTCTACTTGTTTTCTCCGCAGTACTGTATAAGCTAGCCCCGAAATAAGTAGGGAGTAGAGCACGAGATTTGCTATGACGCAGCCCGGCACGAGTATCTTTACTTTCTCGGCATGGTTATCGCTGAGGCCGAGTAGTTTTACTACGTGTCCCCCTAGCGCTATTTTACCGTCTACAATATAGCTGGAAAGATCCTCGGAGATCGATATATTAGCGTACTTGCCTCCAAGTCTTACTAGGAGGGTCGCGTTATCTGGTGCGCCGAAGACCGCGTATACACGGGTAACAGTGCCACCGCTGTATTCTGCTGCGAGATACGCTGCAACGCCTATCATAAGTATTGCCGCGATAACAGCGCTTATCTTCAGGACTCGTCTCTCAGTTAGCCCAAGCTTATTTCTCTCAACGTAGAGCTTAGTGGCGAGGAGGCCGATGAGTAGGACTAGGAGTAGTTTGGTATAGAAGTATGCTCGAACCTCTGGCTGCTCCATGAATCCTTGCAGTAGCGCCTTTGTAGGGTGTAGACTCGATGCGGCTATTCTGGGGGCAGCATAGCTTATCGGAACCATGGAGTAGGCTGCTATAGCATAGGTCGCTGATACGACAGGGGCGCGGTCTGGATCACTAATGCTCGCTCGGAGGGCGAAATAGACAAGATACGCAATAAAGAGTAGCAGGACACCTGTCTCTCTGGGATCCCAGTTCCATGCAGCACCCCACGATTCTATCGCCCATAGGCTTCCAGAGATGAGTGTGTACGCTGCATACATCGACGCTACTACTATAAATGCGTAAACGTAGTGGTCGTAGACCTCTCTTCGCCTCATTAAGAACAGTATGGCTGCGATGAAGGCGCCAGTGTAGAGAACATAGCTGTTGATTGCAACTGGTACATGGATATAAATGTTGAGATATGCTGCTGGGCTACCGAGCGTGACAAACGCAGGATAGGGCGCGCGTAAAACAGCGAGCACAGTGGTAATTGCATCAGCTATGAGTACTAGCGCGAGCAGGTACACGAGCCTCCGGGTCTCCATGCCAGCTCACTCCTCTCTAACCGATACCCAGCGAGTACGATTGCCGAGGCTCGGAAAAACACGTATACGCCGAAAATACTGGGGAGCTAGCCCTTGGCCTCAACAAGGCGCCCGTCAACTATCTCGTAAACCTTGCTGGCGGCCGCTATTAGCTCTTCCTCGCCCTTAGGAGTAGCTGCCACAATGCTTCCGCCTAGACCAACGTACTCGCGCAGAATACTGATGAGCACTGAGCCAGCAGAGCGATCAAGACCCGTCAATGGTTCGTCGAGCAAGAGTAGCGGCGGATTACCTAGCATAGCTCTCGCTATATCTGTCCTCTTTCGCCACCCAAAACTTAGCCACGCAGCCAGCTGCCCTAGTCTCTCGTGGAGCCCGAGCCTCCTAGCCACTGGATCACGAGCGGCATTGTATCCTTCCAGCCCGGCGAGCGAGGAATAAAAGCTTAGATTCTCGCGGACGGTGAGCTCGTCGTAGAGAAAGCTCCAGTGCATTACTACTCCTCTACACCTCTTAGCCCTAAGGCTCCAGGGCTCATATCCGCAAATTCTTACGGTGCCCCGGGTGGGGCGAAGAAGCCCTGCTAATATCTTCAAAAACGTCGTCTTGCCACTACCATTAGGGCCAACTATTACTACGAATTCGCCCTTGCCCACATCGAAGTCTATGCCTTGTAGCACCCACATCTTCGGCCTATATGCCTTCCAGAGCCCCCGAACCTCTACCAGCTTCTCACTCATCGTCCTCCACGCCTCAGCGCCAACGCCATGCCAGCCAGGTAGAGCGCTGATATAGCCATGAGCACGGGGCCTAGCCAGACAAGCCTTGCACCGGGCACTATCTTTACTTTTACTGTTAACCCGTCTCTCAGTATTGTCGAGTTCCTGGGGTCGTACTTTGACGCCAACAAGTATACGTCGACGAGGCTTCCTTCGAGCATTGATTGTGCTTGCTGTGGGTTGCCCAGGTTGCCGAGGAGATCGGATTGATAACCCCCTATCATTACGGCGGCTAGTGCTAGTCGCTCCGGCGGTGTCAGGTTCTTGAAGGCTTCGTGCAGGTAGTAAATGAGTAGTTCGTGGTACGCTATTTGGCTGCCGTAGAGGAAGCTATTGATCATTGGCGGCTCTAATACTATGTATACTTCGTCTATTCCCTCGCCTGGATGAATAACCTTTGGGACTAGGCCATGTATACCCTGTATCTCTCCGTAGGCCTCGAACCTTATCCGCTCCTTAACAAGCTTCTCTGACCCGCCCCTAGATATCTTAAACACGACATCAAGCCACGCCGTTTCGGGCACGAGCTTCGGAGCCTTCACGTAGGCTTCGCACCCATTGGCTGCAAACGATGCACCCGAGTGGATCGTTTTTAGGCAGTCGGGCGAGAATGCGAGCTTTAGCACGTTTTCAGGCTCCTTTAGTAAGTCGTAGAGCCCGGTCTCCTTAATAGCATCAATGACCTTCTTGTAGCTCGGCGTGGACTCAGCAATATAGTACGTTATTACACCGCTCGGTATCTCTGCGGGAATGCTTGCTATCTTGGTGCCATTTACCTCTAGTGTACCGCTCTGTGTATCAAGTATAGCCATCTTACCCCCAATAGTGTTGTTATACGTGTGTAGAGGCTCGCCTTTGCCACCAGTCAGTAATTGCTCCGATAGAATTGTTGCATTACTTATAATGAGCGTTATGTTGCCAATACTTATTCTGAGAGGCTCTGTAAAGCTAAATGCTAGGAGATCGTGAACTCCCAGTACGGCTGGCAAGAAGTTTGACACATTTCTCTCAAACACGGCTTTAAGCTCGGCCGCCTGTATCGGCATAAATAAGTAGAAGCTGCCATTGTCCTGGTTCAGCATTGGTCGAAGAGTAATATTGGTTAACTCGATCTCCACGGGCTCGTTCTGGGCTATGACGAGTGTCGTGTTTGTTGCAAAGTTTATGTACTTTACAGTAGCCCTGCCTCTTGCAACAAACGTACCGGGTGCAGGAATTGTGCCTCTGAGTGCTAGCTTAAGTAGTGTCTTGGCAGTAGTGTTTGTCTCGTACATCTTCTTACCGTTCTCGTACTCTTGTATGAGCCGTGCAAAGTCTTGTGCAAGCGTAAACAGTGCGACTTGTCCATAATAGTAGCTCGCCGTGTGGTTAACGTACCTGGTGTAGATGTCTACCTTCGAGTCGCTGATTCCGAAGCTGAATCCCTCGAAGGATAGCTTGAAGCCTCCGGGAAGCACTATTGTGTCTCCAGGCTTTATGTGGTACTCCTTCATATAGGACTCGTTGAACGCATATGTACCGCTAAGCAGCACACCTATTACCGTTATTGCGAGTCCGAGATGGAGTAGCGATAAGCCGCTGAAGCGATCCCTTAGGAGTATTAGTAGTCCTTTCTTCGCACGAATAACGATATAGGTTATTGTTGCCGCGGCGGCTGTGCCGGCCCATGGGAGCCCGAACAGCATCATTGCGTTGGTTGCATCAGGGCTTAGCGGCGCAATGTCAATCTTATCGGTGTAGCCGGCAGCTCCTAGTACAGCAGCTGTGGCGCCAACGGTCACGAGGAGGGCGAAGTAGCCTCTCCAGCCAAGCCACTGGCCAAGGAACGCAGCAGGTATGGCGGCGAGCATGACTATGAGCAGCGGGTATAGGACTGGGTGGAAGAACTTTATCCCAGCACTCATCTGCGGCACGCTTGCACTCTTTCCGGCAACAGTCATGGATGCTGGTACTAGTAGGGTACTGTAGACAAAGAGGCTGGCAATTATCAGCGAGATCGCGGCCACTAATAACCCTACGCGATAGATTTCGAGGCTCCTCACGCTACGGACAAGCTCTCTCCATCCATCCTCAACCTTCTTGTATAGCGCGAGACCGGCTAGTACGAGCCATGCATAGGCGGTTGCTAGCAGTATTAGTGCGCCGAGGCTTGGCGCCGCGAAGCTGTGTAGAGGGCTCAAGCCAGTACGCGTCACGTACATTGCCAGGAATACCGAGGAGGCTAGTAAGGCCTCGGAGGCCGGGGCAAGGCTAGGAGCAACAACGAGTAGGTGCGGCAGTATCGTCGCAGCGAGCCAGACCATTAGCTCGCTGGTCTCGACAGGGTCCCAGGCCCAGTATCCTCCCCAGCCGAATGTCTCGTAGCTCCAGTATCCGCCTAGTAGAATTCCCAGAGTCAGCAGTGCCCACCCTATCTCGAACAATATGTAGCCCTTCCTACGCATACCGGCGAGCAGCGCAGCAGAGGCCACTGCTAGCAAGGCGTAGCCGCTGAACGTTGACAAGGGGTGGGGGTAGAGCCACGGGCTCTTGAGTAGCGGGTTGAGGCCGGCGCCACTGACAGGCTTCTGTGGTAGGACAGTGAACGCGTCGTTGAGGAACGCGGCTGCGAGACCTATTACTGTTATCGATGCAAGCGCGGCTTGTAGCCAGCGAGACGTCTCGCTCCTCAACAAGTAGAGGCCGCCGAGGCTAGCTATCAGTGCGAATAGGAAGAGGCTCCCACCGCCGCCAGCCCAGGCGGCTGCAAACCTCATCCAGGTGGGTAGGCCTGGGCTAGTGTTCCAGAATACCTCGTGCAGCGTGAAGTCGAGGGTGACGAAGGGTATCCAGTATATGAGCCAGCCTATAGCAACTAATAGAAAACCGATACGTAGGTACTTGGCCGCATCTCTGCCGCGGACAATGGACTCATAGATGGCGTATAGGAGTACGAGCACAGCTATCAATGGGAGTATGCCGGTATAGTGTAACGGGCCTATATGGAAGCTCACGTTGCTTCACCTCGTTCCCGCAAGCATTTATTCCTTATACGAATCCAAGGCTGTAGAGGAGCAGGTAAACACCTGATGCGAGGAGAACTCCTCCGCCGAGCAGGTCAAGAACCTTCTTACGCTCCATTATCCTGTTCACTATTCCGGCCCCAAGCCTAGAGACGGCGTAAAGGACTATTGCTAGTGGAATGCTTACGCCGAGAGCAAAGCTCGCGGCAACAAGCACGCCAGACAATCCTGCACCACTACCCGCTACGAGAAGCAATGAACCGACGACAAGCGGCAGGCTACACTGTACTGCTAGGAAGCCGTAGGCCGCGCAGAACCCGATCACTCCTCCTCTCCGAAGACTAAACATGGCATCAAGCTCTACTGGTACCCCGAACATGCTTGCAGCGCCGGCGGCAATTATTGCGAGAGCTATCACGGGTAGCAATACTTGCTGAACACCTGCTGCAAGTGCTCCCGCAACAACGAAGAGCAGGCCAATTGCGATAACGCCCGCGAATGATGCGAGGCCGCACGCGCCACAAGTTGCCGCGCTGAGCCTTCTGCCACTGACACTCATTGTAGCGGCTTGTGTGACGAGAAGCGGCAGGACGCAGGGAGAGAATGCAGCGACAAAGCCTGCAACAAAAGCAGCTATTGCACCAACAATGCTTGTAGCAGTCACGCTCTGCCTTGAAGGCCTACTAGTTATGGGGGTCGCCTCGCCCTCAACACTGGTAGTATTTGCGCTGATAAGCTGTGCGGCTTTCGAGAGGTTAAGGCTCGGAGGCGTCCGGTTTAGAAGCACATGCGAAATGTATGAGAGGAGATACGAGGTTCGGTCAAGCTCGTAGGCAGAAATATCAACGTATTTCCTCATAGACAATATTGCGTCCTGGAGGCCGCTGTAGTCTCCATAGTATTCCTCGAGGGTCTTGTTCTGGGAAATAGCTTGTAGTATAGTGTTTGCGAGGAAGTCGTTCATAGTCTTCCTGTTCTGTAGCCACTGTCTCAGGGAAGCTGCGTCAAGGCCCGGTATTATCCCGTGGCATGCAGAGCATTTGTTGTTGAAAACGTTGAGCCCCTCCTTTGCAAGGTTCTCGGGGGTGAGCTGCTTAAGCCCAGCAGCCCCTATAGCCCATGAAAGCATGGCGCTAGTAACGTTATCAGCCACGAACGCGCCTATGTGGCGTGCAACGACCTTCCCGTTGACAAATACGATGAAGGTTGGTGTGTCGAAGACACTGTATCTCCGGAACACTGGGTCTGTTTGAGCACCGTACATTATGTGGTAAAAGGAGACCGGGAGACTGTTGCTCATCTCCTCGAGCCTAGCCCAGTAGGGATACATTCTCTTACATACAGGGCACGTAGGCGACTCAAACATGACTGCTACCGGCTTCTTCGAAGAGCTTATCAGCTTGTCGAAGGCAGCAGCGCTGGGAATAGAATTGCCCTCTACCTCCAAGTACACCTTCGAGACGCTGTTCATGTAAGCTACTAGCCCGAACACAATCACGCCTGCAAGCAGTACAAGGCCTATCAGTATTAAACCGCTCTTCTTCTGCCTCTGGAAAGCCTTTAAGTCAAGCCTCATTGATTTCCGCCGAAACGGCAAGTAATGAATCCTCCTCCTCTCTTTCGTGCCCAATGGTTATGGCTCGTTGCCTAAATCCTGCTTATTACTGTGTCCCCGAAATATGTTTTGACACGATAGAAACCTAATGGTGTAAACCTTGTTGCATAATCCGCACTGACTCCAGGTAACAAAAGAGAATAGGGGGAGAGGTTATGCCGCAGAGCTACTCTCGAGTGAAGGCTACTTTGTTTCGGCTAAAATAACTGGCTTCTTTTCCTCACTCTTTTCCTCAGCCTTGTTCTTTACGCCGAAGTGGCTCTCAACAAGGTCACGGTACACGTTCTTGTTCATTACTAGGCCGACGAGATAATGTGGCAGCTCATGCCTCAGAAACGCCTCAATCACTTTAGCCTCCGCCTTGCGTAGTAGCTCTGCTAGCGTCGATACTGAGAGGCCGAGCTTTGCAGCAAGCTCTTTTAGGCTGGTGCGTCGCGGGAACTGGTAGTACCCCATTATGTAGGCATATAGTATTGCAAGTTCTTGCTTCTGCGTCAACATGTAGTCGTAGCCGTTAACCTCATGCGATAACAGTATCTTGCATCCCTTTTGCTTTAGCTCGGAGATTACCTTGCTCTTTGCAACCATGAGTTCGCAGAGAAGCCCGTATGGCGTAATAATAGTGGTCTTTACCATTGATCCAGGCATCGGGCGAAGCAGTGGGCACTGCCTGCCCTCCCTTATGCATGGACACTTATCCTTCTCTATGATTATCCGGTATACCGTGTTAAACTTGTTGCTAAAGATCTTCTGGAACGCTATGCCTTCCTCCTGTTTTAGCTTGTTCTCAAAGGCTTCGAGGAGGCCGCTAGCACCGCTTACGCGTATCCAGACCTCGGTAAAGCCCTCCTCGGTGTAGTGGTATGCACGGAGCACCCGACCAGCGATACCGGAGGTCATTCCGAGAATAGTGTCAAAGACGTTTCCATCATTGTCCTGCGGGGCGTACCTCATAGCCTTCGCTAGTACGTTTTGGAGTGGGCAGTTCTGCGTATTATGGAGGCAATATACGACTAGGGGTTCATTGGTCAAACAATCACCTCAGGCGCGGTGAATGGGGCCGCTTCTTTCTATTCCAGGATGCTTGGTTACTAGGTCTCTTATACTACCTTTCCGACCTTCCTTAGTATCCGGGGGGTTAGCAATAACCTTTTCCTATATTCTCGAGAATATATAGAGACTAGTAATATAGAAACCCGTTATTGATTAAACTATATGGATATAACCAATATGATTGGATTCACCCTTATACCATTAATTCATTTTCGATTATTCGCATATTTGTAGTAAAATAGCACTAGGGCAACTACCACAGCGACGCCTAGAACGATTCCCCAGTCCACGCTCGTGGCGCGTTTCCCGGAGTCATTGTATTCCCGCCTTATTCCTATACCGGCGTAGCTATTATTCAGCAACGAAGTACACGAATGTTTTTGCTTCTTAACGTTTTTCGCCCTGCTTGTCCTGGCTAGGCTTTTTTCCTCGTAGCTTACACTGGTCGTTGTTCTAATAGTAGTAGTCGTAGTGCTTTCTCCTTGCCTTCCTAAGGCAACTATGTGCTTGGCCTGTGTCTGTCCGATTAGCGATGAGAGGCTATACTGGTCTGAATACAACAGTATTCTCCCCATCTCCTTCTCTAACGCCTTAGTACAGTTCATCTCGTCGGCAATGCCCCTCATCCCCTCTAGTAGGTCAAGTATAGAGGCGTCCTTAGCCCCCTCATCATAGAGCAGTTTTAGCGCCTCCGTGTAGATGTCCTTATTGCACGCTAGGAGTGATGCAGCTCTCAGCGAGGCGTGTAGCTTAAGCCACACGTAGTACGGGTTAAGCGTCTTCGCTGCCTCCTCGTAGCTGAGTGATAGCTTGTAAAGTGTGGCATTGCACTGCCTTAGGGCAAGCAGGGAGAGAAGCTCGGCAGCACCCTCAGTGAGACTAGGATCCCCCCTGAGCTGGCCTTTCCCTATCCAGCTATGGACAACCTCGTGCGAAACTATGTGAACTGCGGCACTCCTATCATTACCCGGTTTTATGTAGACGACGCCCCCGAGGCTATACCCTGTCCCAGTAAGTACTAAGGGGTGCTCGCTCGGAGGCACCAATACAAGTACTACGGGGCTTCGATTACTAGGCCCGAAAACCTCGCTCATGTACTCCTTTGCACAGATAAGTGCATTAATAATGTCGCTCCCTATTGCCTTGCCCAGTGGCTCAACGACAAAAACACCGCCAAGACTCTCGACACCATACTTGTTCTTCGACGCTATTACCACACCGTCATAGATGTAGTCCGAAACGAGGCCTTGGAGAGGCAGGATATAGGAGCCGTTAGCACCATATCCTCTCCTATCCATAGAACTAAGCACAGTATAGTTCTCTGGCACCTCTATCCCAATCAATATACGATCGCTTGTCCCCGGACTCAGTGTCGCTATTAGATAAGTCAGCCTCGGGCAGACATTGTCAACAACATAGTAGAGGGGAAGCACAATAAGGTCTTGGGAAACAGCACGGGTCTCCCTAAAATAGGGATTAGGGCTCAATATCCCCTTGCATCGAAACGAGTTACCATATATTGACCCGTTTATAGAGACAAGCCACGAGTGATTGGCACGCGAGAACTCCAAGAAGAGGTAGTTAGAAGGCTTACCACCCTCGCTCAGCGAAGAGGACGCCAGCACAAATAATGAGGCTAAGGCCGCTAAGATCAACGTTATTCGTGTGAGTCGCGACACTCTGCTATCCCCTTATAGATCCTTGTCTGAGCCATGGCTTGTCTAAGAAAGTGGTCCTCCGTATCACTTAGAACTAGCTTGAGAAGAAGAGGGGTTATGAATTGTAAAAAAGGGTATTTGGCCTTGCTTTCAAAACGGTGCTTGTTTGCCTCGTTACTTCCTCTTATACATCACTGCGACTACTGCCGCTGCTAGCGCTATCACGATCGCTATTACTCCTAGCGTGAACGCTGCCTTGGCCATGCCTTCTACGCTGCTCCTTAGGTCCTTGACCTCCTTGCTTAGCTCTGTTGCCTTCTCGTGTGCCGCGCTCGCGGTCTCCTTGGCCTCCTCTGCTGCCTTCTTAGCCTCCTCGGCGGAGGAGGCTGCCTTCTGTACCTGTGCTTGTAGTGCTTGTATCTTGTTGAGTGTCTGCTCTATGTCGGCGAGCATCTTCTGTATGGCCTCCTTCTGTGGCCCGGCTGGTAGCTGCTCTGCTAGCTGCTTGATCTCTGCTAGTAGCTGCTGTACGCTCTCCTTTACCTCTGC from Pyrofollis japonicus harbors:
- a CDS encoding ATP-binding cassette domain-containing protein produces the protein MSEKLVEVRGLWKAYRPKMWVLQGIDFDVGKGEFVVIVGPNGSGKTTFLKILAGLLRPTRGTVRICGYEPWSLRAKRCRGVVMHWSFLYDELTVRENLSFYSSLAGLEGYNAARDPVARRLGLHERLGQLAAWLSFGWRKRTDIARAMLGNPPLLLLDEPLTGLDRSAGSVLISILREYVGLGGSIVAATPKGEEELIAAASKVYEIVDGRLVEAKG
- a CDS encoding cytochrome c biogenesis protein, which translates into the protein METRRLVYLLALVLIADAITTVLAVLRAPYPAFVTLGSPAAYLNIYIHVPVAINSYVLYTGAFIAAILFLMRRREVYDHYVYAFIVVASMYAAYTLISGSLWAIESWGAAWNWDPRETGVLLLFIAYLVYFALRASISDPDRAPVVSATYAIAAYSMVPISYAAPRIAASSLHPTKALLQGFMEQPEVRAYFYTKLLLVLLIGLLATKLYVERNKLGLTERRVLKISAVIAAILMIGVAAYLAAEYSGGTVTRVYAVFGAPDNATLLVRLGGKYANISISEDLSSYIVDGKIALGGHVVKLLGLSDNHAEKVKILVPGCVIANLVLYSLLISGLAYTVLRRKQVEG
- a CDS encoding thioredoxin domain-containing protein, with amino-acid sequence MPFRRKSMRLDLKAFQRQKKSGLILIGLVLLAGVIVFGLVAYMNSVSKVYLEVEGNSIPSAAAFDKLISSSKKPVAVMFESPTCPVCKRMYPYWARLEEMSNSLPVSFYHIMYGAQTDPVFRRYSVFDTPTFIVFVNGKVVARHIGAFVADNVTSAMLSWAIGAAGLKQLTPENLAKEGLNVFNNKCSACHGIIPGLDAASLRQWLQNRKTMNDFLANTILQAISQNKTLEEYYGDYSGLQDAILSMRKYVDISAYELDRTSYLLSYISHVLLNRTPPSLNLSKAAQLISANTTSVEGEATPITSRPSRQSVTATSIVGAIAAFVAGFVAAFSPCVLPLLVTQAATMSVSGRRLSAATCGACGLASFAGVIAIGLLFVVAGALAAGVQQVLLPVIALAIIAAGAASMFGVPVELDAMFSLRRGGVIGFCAAYGFLAVQCSLPLVVGSLLLVAGSGAGLSGVLVAASFALGVSIPLAIVLYAVSRLGAGIVNRIMERKKVLDLLGGGVLLASGVYLLLYSLGFV
- the ccsA gene encoding cytochrome c biogenesis protein CcsA, which encodes MSFHIGPLHYTGILPLIAVLVLLYAIYESIVRGRDAAKYLRIGFLLVAIGWLIYWIPFVTLDFTLHEVFWNTSPGLPTWMRFAAAWAGGGGSLFLFALIASLGGLYLLRSETSRWLQAALASITVIGLAAAFLNDAFTVLPQKPVSGAGLNPLLKSPWLYPHPLSTFSGYALLAVASAALLAGMRRKGYILFEIGWALLTLGILLGGYWSYETFGWGGYWAWDPVETSELMVWLAATILPHLLVVAPSLAPASEALLASSVFLAMYVTRTGLSPLHSFAAPSLGALILLATAYAWLVLAGLALYKKVEDGWRELVRSVRSLEIYRVGLLVAAISLIIASLFVYSTLLVPASMTVAGKSASVPQMSAGIKFFHPVLYPLLIVMLAAIPAAFLGQWLGWRGYFALLVTVGATAAVLGAAGYTDKIDIAPLSPDATNAMMLFGLPWAGTAAAATITYIVIRAKKGLLILLRDRFSGLSLLHLGLAITVIGVLLSGTYAFNESYMKEYHIKPGDTIVLPGGFKLSFEGFSFGISDSKVDIYTRYVNHTASYYYGQVALFTLAQDFARLIQEYENGKKMYETNTTAKTLLKLALRGTIPAPGTFVARGRATVKYINFATNTTLVIAQNEPVEIELTNITLRPMLNQDNGSFYLFMPIQAAELKAVFERNVSNFLPAVLGVHDLLAFSFTEPLRISIGNITLIISNATILSEQLLTGGKGEPLHTYNNTIGGKMAILDTQSGTLEVNGTKIASIPAEIPSGVITYYIAESTPSYKKVIDAIKETGLYDLLKEPENVLKLAFSPDCLKTIHSGASFAANGCEAYVKAPKLVPETAWLDVVFKISRGGSEKLVKERIRFEAYGEIQGIHGLVPKVIHPGEGIDEVYIVLEPPMINSFLYGSQIAYHELLIYYLHEAFKNLTPPERLALAAVMIGGYQSDLLGNLGNPQQAQSMLEGSLVDVYLLASKYDPRNSTILRDGLTVKVKIVPGARLVWLGPVLMAISALYLAGMALALRRGGR
- a CDS encoding helix-turn-helix domain-containing protein, producing the protein MTNEPLVVYCLHNTQNCPLQNVLAKAMRYAPQDNDGNVFDTILGMTSGIAGRVLRAYHYTEEGFTEVWIRVSGASGLLEAFENKLKQEEGIAFQKIFSNKFNTVYRIIIEKDKCPCIREGRQCPLLRPMPGSMVKTTIITPYGLLCELMVAKSKVISELKQKGCKILLSHEVNGYDYMLTQKQELAILYAYIMGYYQFPRRTSLKELAAKLGLSVSTLAELLRKAEAKVIEAFLRHELPHYLVGLVMNKNVYRDLVESHFGVKNKAEEKSEEKKPVILAETK